TCAGCTAAAACTGGACCCTAGGAAATATAGTGCACTGACTTGCTTGATTGGCAGATAACCTGTTGTGCATTCACACCTGGCTGATCTCCAGTTTTTTTGGGTGGATATCACCTTCCTGGCCACTACAAGTCTGAGAACCGACATACATGCGCATAATCAAGCCCTCCCAATGAATTCTGTGGCTCAAAGAAAATCActgtgcagctatgagaaaaatGGCCATTATGGCTCCTGCAAACACAGGCAGTTCGACGAGAAAAGGCTAGAGAGACACTATACACTGAAAACAGTGGGGAGAGAGGCCCAGGAGGGAAAATCTGGACAGTACATTTAACAGAGAGaaagacacagtaacagaggggtaacAGAGGCACAAGCTTAATAAAATACCACATAAGTGCAAGTAGCAAGACACAGGGAAAACACAAAGAATCACCAGGCAAACATTAATGGGACATAAAGGATTATCACAAATGTCCAAAAGTGACACTCTGAAGGAGCAGCAAAAAAGAAGATGGTGGACTGCCTCAGAATGTTATAGCCCTCGATCTCTCATGATTGGCAAATGTCTTGTCATGCAATATTTTGCTTCTTTTCTCTTTTCGTGTatggtgttattatattatttgctGCTGATGGAATAAAATATCAcctttgcttcaaataaatgttatgtcaaCATTTTTTAGTCAAAAAATGtgtggtagtgaaggggttaagactATCAAGAAGAACATAttataatgcattccttatcTTTTGGAGGAGCATCACCATCTGGATTAAATTTGTTTATAACTGTCTTCTTCAGtgtaaaacatttacatttatctGGAGTTCCAGGTACCCCAATGTTCATAAATGTATTTGCTTTTTTTCATAGATATCAGGTGGTTAGGAGATATCCCAACTTGATCCAATATTATATAGCAGCCAGACTAACCCAGATTGATCTTTTGGTACAACAGGTCAGACCACACCAACTGGTACCAGCTTAAACACACATTTGTTATTGCTAGTCTCCCTTTATACACTCCATTAATTCCAGAAATAGAAACCTTCTCCTTTAGTCTCGGCCAATTATAGTTTTAACTCTGAATGTGTGAAGTAAGTTGGTAACTGTTTGTGAATTAAATTCCAATGCCTCAAATCTTTCCATGTCACATCCAGTTACTGCAGCCCTTCAGCCTATAGCCCTACAAAGTACTATAGAATACGTAATAGAATAGACTGTGGAAcaccattaaaaagaaaacaaatatttttatttttctatacaatATTGAGCGCTTTGAAACATTAAGTAGGGAGAGTAAATTTTGTTTGTTATTGTACACACTTACGTAAAGTCCATATTCTCCATAGATTAGCAGACATGAAAGTATCCTGGACCATGCTGCAATTTGAGATAGGCCTCTAGACGTAACAAAATGTACTATTAATTTAGTCACATTGTGGGTTTCACATCTTCTTCCAGAGGTGGCTTCTAAGCAGTGGTCCAGAATTATAAATAACTCTAGCGTGGGCTTTTTTTGTATTTCCAACCACTATAGGTTATGGCTCAAGAATTGGCCATTCGCTATATCGACTACATTTAAACATCCATGGATTCAGCATATAGTTGAAAGGCCAGAACAAAAATGTGTACTAATTGCCTGCCtgtcttttttattgttttaaaggaacagagttaaaaaaaaaaaaaaaaaagcgaacaACTTTAACAGCAGGTAGTTTTAGCACAGTCTTCagtccagggccgtctttaacatggggcaaaaggggcagctgccctgggcccagtctGTCttagggggcccaaagcagctgcccctttaGCCCTCTTGCCGCCGTGGTGTGCGCGGCCTGCGTGGAACTAATGTTCTAAGGGCCACCCAATGGTGATGTATTTTCAGGGGCCCGGACGCTTTGAGAGCCCGACCGGACCCCTGTGAGGATGTCAGGATGCTGGaagccagtcacttcctcccagcattcacCGAGTGCCGCGagaaggagggagtcagagtgggagctctgactcccatcagcctgaaccAACCTCCTGCACTCCAAAGATAggaaacacaaaaaaatgtgcatgtatgtatgtgtctgtttgtatgtatgtatgcatgtatgtgtctgtatgtatgcatgtgtttatctgtttgtatgcatatgtgtatctgtttgtatgtatgtgtgtgtctgtttgtacgtgtgtgtctgtttgtatgtgtgtatgtgtatatgtgtatgttttatatgtgtatctgtgtgtatgttttttatgTGAGTCTGCatatctttgtatctgcatgtgtctcagtgtgtatctgtgtgagtgtcattctgtgtatttgaatgtgtatcattctgtgtgtatgtgtagctgcatgtgtgtctcagtatatgtgtcagtgtctgtatctgtgtgttattgtgtgtatctgcatgtatgtcagtgtgtttatgtgttagtgtttctgtttatctgcatgtttgtcagtgagtgtatctgtgcatcagtgtatgcaggtatgttagtgtgtatctgcatgtgtgtctctgtatgcacttgtgtgtctatgtatctctctatgtatgtgtgcatctctatgtatgtcagtgtttgcatctgtatgtgtgttagtgtgtgtattttgtctcaGTAAGAAATGAGAGGGccaagtgtgtgtttttttggtttttttttttgtgtgggcgTTGATGGCGTGATTGCATGCTAGGAAGGGGAAGGGCTAGGTCAAGGGGCCCCAATCAAATACCTGTCCAGGGTTCAATCAGTATCAAAGACGGCCCTGCTTCAGTCAACTGCTATGAAACATTTTTTGTCACAGAAATAAAACATGTTATTTGCACTTATTGATTTCGTGAAACATAGTTCTATTATGTTTGATTCAAATTGCAAGCCTAGTCTGACCTAGTCTGAACATTAATCTTTTACAAATCTATTTACTGTATACTGTAGCTGCCTTTTTACATTATACCCTATTCTATTGTATGTTCTCACTGTTATCAATGTATTCAATTTAAAGGCAAATAAAACATTTGAATGTAAATATAGACATGGActttacacataaaaaaatacatttttatatcaaACACCAAAGGTAAAATGGAAATTTCCCTTACAGCATTAGACAGAAtattaactatgtaattatggaacttttttatacatttagacacagtACAATATACAGCAAAAAAATATGGAGCTCCAAGAAAAGAggggcattaggatagaaaagaggaacatatATTTCAAGTGTACAGACCCGGATTTCAGCCATTTGGTACTATATGGACAGTATTTTGGCTCATTTGGAGCCAGTATTTCAAAATCTAGACATAGGTAAATATTGTGAACAATGTTCAGATTTTGCAATCCTGACAGATTAggtcaatttaaaataaaatcctgGCAAGAAGCATTTGGAGttttttagtgaattaccctctCTATGTGAAAACTATACTCTACTGTAAATCTGACTGTACCTCTTTACTACAAAGCACTTTTTTTATTGAAGACAATATTAGCACAACATATATTTGAAGCAAAGCATGTTTagctattatatatacatatcaaaACACAGCATTATTTTATATAGAATGCTTTATAGACATACCTAAAAAATTCTGTAAATTTACAGAACTTTTATATTTCTCTTATTTGTTCatcttttataaaacatatttggGAAGTTAAAATCTTTACATAGTATACATTGtcctttattttgtaatatttcacaTGGGGTAAAAAATGCTAGTGTAAAACAgtttttctcacatacagtaggtaTTTGTAAGACCCTGGAGGCAATGCTAGCAGTGCAGCTTAATATAACTTGCAGCAGAACGTAAAAAAGAGGTATATAAGCATAATACAATGCAGTAAAAAActgttaaatcatatatttctaaaatagagGTACTTACAAATGCTAAATAACCTTCATCAATCTCTAATATTTGAATGTGATGCTGAAAGTGAAATGGTAGTCTATTTGCTCCTCCCCACTCTGACAGTAGTAATAATCTTACCCAGTGAAACTTCCTGTTCTGTTTGAAAGCAAGAGGTGAGCTTACATTTGCAGTAACTACATACATTACATTAGTGACTACTGGATTTGACAGAAAAATGTGTTCCTCTACAAGCTGGTTATCATATCTAGAGTAtaagtgagggtgagtgaggctttatAGACTAGATTTAATACTGAAAaagacatgaaaataaaaatgtgtatacttAATTTTGGTATTGAAGTGGTTAATCTGGcaggaaaatacaaataaaaaaaggatgGCACTCAAGgattacacacttttttttagatttaggaTTACAGTTAGGGTTAACATTCTTCTTTAAATTTAGTACCACACTAGGGCATACAGGTCCCACTTGCCTCATGTTAGTGGGATTTATATGTCCAGGAAACAACTGGTGTTTGCAGTTGCAATCATTAAGACAGTCTGTCTTACGATAATGATATATCAAGAGAGGAGCTGATGatgatgtatatatttgtaaattaaAACTTGAAAAAAAGGGGCACCATATGGATTTGTAGACATACATACTGCTGTGATTTAGCTGAGCTCCTGCTCTCTCTAAGGTGTAAAGCAATCAAAAATATCATCTAAATCAAATGGAATTGCATTAAAAATGCCAACGTAAAGTTGGTTACTATGTAAATGAAATAGACTTTGATTTTTTTGAACTCTACGTATTATTAGCATTTCTACATTCTGCAAAATCAAcattaatcaaaacaaaacaaaaaatctacCATGCAGGGACACCATGCATATTCTTCAAAATACTTTTTTGAAGTACAGATGTGGCGGTAGTTAGCACAGATCATACCCCAAGGGAGCAtagaacatatatgtatattaatctcTGTATGGCAGAAAAACAAAGACACGTAGTGGTTTTCATACATGAAAATAACTACCGGTAATGAAAAGAAAACAGCACAATATTAGTATCAGGAATATGTTGCACAATGTTGAGACAGAATGATCTCAACAGCGAATTTGAATCAATATGCAGGGAAACCATAAAGCAACCAAGTAAATTATAAGACAGGGTGAAGTAAGTCAGACATTAATATTACAGTTAAGTAGTAATACATTTCTTGAAAAGTAATGGAAATTAAACAATGTAACAAAAGGATGacatttaaagaaacaaaatCAAGGTTGAAAAGTACTTTAGAAAGAACCTGACCATTAGATATCTGGAGAACTGGGTTTCTAGATTCTAGGAATTAATGCTACCTGACAATTAATTCATTAGTACAAGTGGGCATACATCAGTATAAGGTAAAGTAAGCCAGAAGGTCCTAGTCCAAAGCAAAGGTACTGGGATGAACTGCAGTACTCAGCAGTATACCAGGGTCTCCATTCAGACACCACATACTTAGGAACCAAAGAATGAAGTCACAAGCCAACgtgtaaagaaaatatatatggcAAAATTATTATGGTACAGACTGGTTTATAAAGAACATTAATGAGCACCCACTAAAAATAAGATCAGGTCTCTTCAGGCTGTATACATAAATCTGCAACAGCACCACAGTGGATGAGTGGCCATGTGTGGTAATGCATCAGATTGGATAGTCCAGGGAGACAGGTTAAGCCTATGGCAGATTTACCACTTAAAACTAGTTTTatacataaatgtattttttaatgcatatacaatgaaattttatttacatttataaatGTTCTCATTTATTGGGGGTAATATCAATATATCtgtttaatatcaaaataaaatcGAGGAAGAAATGGtttatctttgtttattttattttatttcttttttgtaatcTATATTTGGTTCAAGTATTTCTTACTTTGGAAATAAAGCAATCAACTTGCATGATTCAATCCCTATGTGGCttcatttttcactttaacatatATCATTAAGCAAGTTAATTACTCCATGTTCAAAGAGGGCTTTTTCACTGTTCCTTCTAATATTGGTAATTACTAGTTCTGATTTATGTgttatgctttaaaaaaataaataaaatatatatatatatatatatttatatatttatctgtatgtatgtgtgtgtgtgtatatatatatatatatatatatatatatatatatatatatatatatatatatatatgtgtgtgtgtgtgtgtgtgtgtaaaggccgTTAAAAGGACTCCTCTACCATCTCCAGCACTTTCCAGGGAAATAGAACCTTGCCCAGTCCAGAGGTTACACCACTGCTCGGTCCTGACTTCTGGCTCCCTACCACAACGTACTGTAAGTTAAAAACCATGCTTGTATTCGTCCTCGGTTACAACTCCACTTACCCTATAACAAAAGCGAGTCACTACTTACAGCACTTACCAACTCAATTACATGTATtgttatcctggagataattggcttaagtgactgtggtaacttaattatctccaggtacaggaaatatttctaagtcaaaaactgttacaaaaaacacataaaaatacataactcttataaaacaatgtttaacctatatgtccaacatatccccagatagcttggatctgagcgctcaatatgtccgaaaagcactcagatctcacgaatacagttggatcaccatggggttaaacaatagcaagggctgatgggagattgaggagggacaaagtagCCAGTTTAAACGGGTCTGGCAGTGTCCATGGGACAACGCCTTGCTGGAGAAACAAAAGGGCAGGAAAAAGGGGgcagggaagaggcacattttcccatggaagtcactttttagcctgtctttttgcagggcccatagcccTGAGGCAAgttgctggcaagcaggcctctccaaacccCAGTGAtgaaggtgctttcgtcacaacctttaaataaaatttgAGTTTATATTACTGTATATATGACAAACAGTTCAATTCCAAGTccctttcatgttttttttttgtttcttttcagtttgattcacCTTCATGGATCAATACATGGGATCATCTTCGTACTCTACGAAAACTCACCATTCGAGATTTAGATTGTTTACAGTCTGAACCTACACTGTTATTGTTGTTGTTTATTCTATTTTAAGGATGCATTTCTTGTTATATCGCATCATAGAAAGAGGAAGAGATAAAGAGATACCCTGTTGCaatatgtttttttcactaaactttattgttaaatctgtgctgctggagtttagtaacgagagtttaatgcaaaatattcgcctcctgttcTTAAtaaaagattataggtacactgtgtatttatattatatttgttatatatttcaattatatgtatatatatatatatatatatatatatatatattgtgcaatGCATATTGTATATGTTGCCACATTATCGTCAACATACCACGTCACTTTCACATTGCAACCATGTTGCCTCtttggacaaacacacacacactaatactgtcacacacacacatatacacattcggAAACATGTATATACTTGCACACCCTAATACATACACTcgcgtgcacacacataaatTTTTATTGgaccaaaacatttaaaaaaaaaataccgtatttattcgtgtataacgcgcaccacTAATTTTCGACACCAAGCATTGTAATTGACAAAAAAAcgtatattaaattaataatttttttatatgtttaattataattatttattttttgttgtaccccctccctgtttgttgccttgccagggagggggtccagtggcattggcttagctgtgagggggggggcagcaagcgtttactcacctcccagcagctcctccagctccccagtgtaaatctcgcgagacccgcggccgtcagagctggccgcgggtctcgcgagatttacactggggagctggaggagctgcagggaggtgagtaagcgcttgctgcccgcccccccagggaccgccgggcttgtaatgaggaggtattatcggagcacccactccctccctcttccgcTGGGCTAATGCTGGGCTAATGCAGGGATCCACCTCCACTACAGACTGCCTACTCTCTGCAGCTGCCCTTACCCGCTGCCGCTTGCCGCCTTTCCTTCCTCCCTCTTTGATTCAGAGTTGGAATGGAGGTAAGTTTTTGCCCTTATTGTACTTAtttataccgtatttattcgagtataatgcgcacccctaattttcgattaaaaatcggtacaaaattttgcgcgttatactagaataaatacggtaatttactaaataatgaagttacagataagaaaagTGTTCCAAATAAATAACATTCCTGAATATATAACATACATGTTTCCCCACATACTTTAAAATCCTGACACATTTATATTCTCATATTGGAcgtacacacaaaaaaagagagagaaaaaggaagctaaaggaacactctataaggggttaacccatagacAAAAGCGATAAACAACCAAGAAATGTGTGTCCTATCAAtataatataacttttaataattctATTAAAATTTGTGAATTGACAAGGATAAAATATCCAATTATCAAATATATGTAAACAAGTATTCAATATGGTGATGTACCAATGTGCAAATGCCAACTATTTAGTAGAGGTAAAAATGGGATCCCATTGTGAGATATTTTTAATCCTTTTTAAATAACTCAAAAACATGCATCCAAATTTCCTCTGAGGTCAGGTTTAGAATCCTGAACCTTCTGATGCAATGATTCAGACGCAAAAAAGATAGAGAATTCTTAAATAAGAAGGTTAAATAACCATAAATCCGATCTGAAAAggttaaatattacaaaattggGAGGTTCTGTTCTGAAGTTTTCAGAAACCTATTCCCAAATTCATGTGCAAAACATAGTTTTGCAAAACACAGTGGTCGAATTAAATATCTATTGCTAAATGATTCGTGCAGGAATAGTCTCAATATTGCATTGTTACCCGTCGGTAAACCAATGCAATGTTACTGTTCTGTAACCTCTAAGTAGAAACTAACATCCCTTCGTAATTGTATCAGATAGGGGTGTACAAAGATAAAATGTTTCAAAGCACAAAATTAAGGTTATCTACCTAAAGAGGTACAGTGATGCTGCCTCTGTGGATATAAAATACGTGATTGCTGTGGGGACAATAAAAGggctttctgttttgttttgtttaaaagtAAAAACAGTAACTCTCCCCTTTGTCTACAGTGATGACAATTTCATTGGTCGCCGACGTTGCCTGTTTCCTGTCGGTACTGGAAGCTTTTCTGTAAAACAGTgtatacataaagtcactttgaaATATATCCCGAACAGTCTTGAATGTATTATTGGGAAATGCAAATGGTGTCACAGCATCTTTAACGAACACGTGGAGCTTGCCACTTTCTTTATCCAATTCAAACTGTTCAATGACTGGTTTTCCAAGCTTTGTCTGCTTATAAGGAGTAAATGGAACGCTGTCAGCGTGTGGAAATTCCTCAACGTGTTCAGAATCTTTAACATTTGATATAATGCGTGCAGTATACGTATCGTTCACATCCtctaataaattaaaaacatcaCACTCCGTCTCCTTAGTATAGGAGCATTTTGTTTTCCAGTCAGAATATTCGCCACTGACGTCAACACTGTAAGTGTGATTTACAGGTCTAGGTTCCCATTCTAGTATAGTCCTAAAGTTAACAGATGACCAAGTAATATTTACAGCGGTTTCAAGCTCTTTAGAGTCTAATGCGGCCGTCCACTGAAAGCACAGGGCAGAGCAGAGCTGGAAGTGGAGAGGCAGATATAAAGTATTCATTGTATTCCAGCCACAAAATGATAATaatcagaaattaaaaaaaatatatatatgtataaaaatatatcccAGCGATTTATAAACTCCTCAAATGATGTCCCACTACTTGTAGTGCTGTCGGTAAATCAGTGTGTTCAGGCAATGCTCTTAGTTGCTTCCTGTGCCTGCTGCTTGTAGTATGAACTGTggacgtacacacacacaaatgtacacactCAGAGTACACACTCTGATACATTCACAAgctagcacacacaaacacactgattcaAAGAGACACACTGTGCTGTCCATACATAACATATAAATGATGCACTGACTACTTCTGAATGTAGACTGCCACTAACTTATTATCCAAGATAACATAGAAAGATGTCTACTCTGTATTTGCATAAGACTTGTATTAGGAAGGATGACAAAGGAACTACCTGGTCAGCTGTATATAGTCTGTTCTGTTAATAGTCCAGTGTGGTTATAAGTGTAATATCAGGCATAATTGTATCActgtaactagctctgtatttaCCGTAAGGCTAACAAGATATTTGACAAAAATCTCTGCCCCCCAAGTGACCTGACATGACCGGCTGGCCACCTCTGGGCCCCATGAGATGGGGAGCGCTGTCCTCTGagttcttcctgctcagctccctcacactctgcttagtgatgccaggagccggaatatgacattacTTTGGGGGTGcacgagttttgtcatgcctgtggcagcacaaatcaaaaatacaccactgtctgtAAGGAAATTGACAGTTCTTCTTCTTACTGACAAGCTGGAACTTGTGCTGCATTCAGCTGCAAGACTCTGCAACAGAGATGACACTTAACTGCTCTGAATTGCAGCAGAGTTTAGCTGTCACTGAGTTGTAGCTTGTCACTGACACGACAGTGTCAATAACTAGCTGCATCACACCAACTGTCTTATGATGGCTACACAACTGATCTGATTCTCTGCAAGTTCTGCCTAGTTGATGGCATCATGTTATGTAATTATCAGTGTGCCATCCAACCAAATCAGGAAGTAAGCGCAAAACTACATACTCAATGACAAATGCAGACATTCAGTCACAGCCTGTGTCTGACAGGGTGTATTTCTGATttagtgtttatgtatgtgtgcctggcaTGGTTTACCTGAGTATGTGCTTTATACGTCTGGTAGAGAGTATACATGTATTTCTggatgtgtatctctgtgtcaaggGAAAGAGTCATCCTAAAGAGGCTCTGCTGCCTAATAATGTAGTTATTTATTAAGAGTCTTAAAAATGTGAGAGGACATTATTTAAGTTAAAAATAAGATCTAACTTTGGACTTTTATGctgcatttaattattttaatcttttttttttgtgtgacagtACCTGTGCCATATGAATACTGGATTCACATaatgtcacgggtggcggtacggagACCGAGAACCCTGAGTGCCTAAAGATGATGATGGGAGTTTCAGCGTGGTAATGGACCATCatggcctggtgcagggtaaccacacgtcccccggtgttgagcaccagcatttgtgcagccacataccagggccctgatgcagcttctgcggatccaggGGCAGATgaaaatatgcagacctcccaggatacGGATAGGGAGGCAGCAGATatatatccagtacagaaacaagccaagactagaacaggcacctaacaagaaaacaagacaagactagaaaaacccagaacatgtacacaagacatgagggaaacatgaatagCGCAGGACATGACCCTACATGAACTGggaagataaaataaaacaagataagagatgcaaggcaaaacaagaggagacataactaagtactatatatttaaaacattagcgatttagacatacataaatggccaagatgtatgcagcccaccactgtgccaaagtactccaattacggtgtgtcctaactgcctagatatgcatgactaaataaacatcaataaaacacacacagtacttacctgcaaagaaaggggaAGAGGACATGAAACCActacctgcaggaaccaactgaaacaaaaggattaatggcaaaggaacaGATGTGGCAACATAaagcaaacatttaaaggaatccaggagactgggaattccaggatcaaaggaatgaacccagaaaacccagcataaagaaaaccagacatagaatagaaaaccagaaaaacaaagaaaaactaaacaagaattgtaaaaagagtactggataccagaagccaaggccagacatctccgcagaacaggaAGTGACATAAATTGTATGATCAGTTTTATTGCTGTTTGTTTTGAGTATTAAGCATTTTGTGCGCTTAGTGTAATGAATTgacgggcaccctgactgggtacctccgttgaaggatgctcctagcgcttcctgaggactccaagcactgcagcagacaccacaaccaccgaaccggagaagcatactaatgctctcaagcatatgaatgctgtaaacagctgaacaggaaaagcatacaatccgcttacactcctggcaatcagcatacaatccaattcccccaataacgagacgacacttcattttgaggtcaagcagaactaactgtactggcacatacagcctcttttattcccaatccacaaacatagtacggcccacagggttttacagaacaaccaatcaatccgtacaatacacacagacactcccacacaaaatcctgccCTCTGCctttgatatgattactgaacacaatggttaatataattataacaggcagagaaatacagtttttaccaaatattaataacttccaaaatatacatgccacaaacataatcacatattcgaactcagcacactttaattataaacatagtcaaaattcagccatttccatccaggggttaaaaagttaagggaaagtcctatttgaccaaatgaagcatggcttttctgcccaaaaccagttccacagagtcttctatcctggaaatAAATGGGAAGTAATcccattatctccaaggacagaggcaaaactccattagccacatggtagcaaaatacaataaaatacataaaaatatataactgtgcagcaattgcataaaacatatacattcagcatatccccagatagcttagatctgagtgcacattaaaactgaatggcgctcagatcacaaacatacagttcaattgccatggagccaaagtctttcacatagtctttcgttatacgaatgggctccatggcatagctatctggggtaacactgctcacatagggaaagtacagaatgacccggcttttgggtctttgcaggggaaaatcaagcattttaacatggggccatagtcacagggtaggaggctggcaatcagtcttctccaatgcccagtggcgaggctggtttcgccacatttagtACCTTTTACTTTGC
The nucleotide sequence above comes from Pelobates fuscus isolate aPelFus1 chromosome 4, aPelFus1.pri, whole genome shotgun sequence. Encoded proteins:
- the LOC134609394 gene encoding tissue factor-like: MNTLYLPLHFQLCSALCFQWTAALDSKELETAVNITWSSVNFRTILEWEPRPVNHTYSVDVSGEYSDWKTKCSYTKETECDVFNLLEDVNDTYTARIISNVKDSEHVEEFPHADSVPFTPYKQTKLGKPVIEQFELDKESGKLHVFVKDAVTPFAFPNNTFKTVRDIFQSDFMYTLFYRKASSTDRKQATSATNEIVITVDKGESYCFYF